From one Peptoniphilaceae bacterium AMB_02 genomic stretch:
- a CDS encoding flavodoxin domain-containing protein: MKIIVIYNSETGFTKRYAKWIAEASGADCIEYSVAKDKSMDDYDAIIFGGWASAGGISKLKWFKDNIDRWTGKKLIVFCVGASPIDNPDIDPALKKNFTESEYDRVNVFYCPGGLNYEKMSFKSKFLMKMFVKTLSLKKNKSEQEKEMVKIVSNSYDISDIKYIEPILECLKD, from the coding sequence ATGAAAATAATAGTAATCTATAATTCAGAAACGGGATTCACAAAGCGATATGCCAAGTGGATTGCTGAAGCTTCAGGAGCGGACTGCATTGAATACTCGGTTGCTAAAGATAAAAGTATGGATGATTATGATGCAATTATTTTCGGGGGATGGGCAAGTGCCGGCGGCATCAGTAAGCTAAAATGGTTTAAAGACAATATCGACAGATGGACAGGTAAAAAGTTGATTGTGTTTTGCGTTGGGGCAAGCCCCATCGATAATCCCGATATTGACCCTGCACTCAAAAAGAATTTTACAGAATCTGAGTACGATAGAGTGAATGTATTCTACTGCCCGGGTGGACTGAATTATGAGAAAATGTCTTTTAAATCAAAGTTTTTAATGAAAATGTTTGTGAAAACACTCAGTCTTAAAAAGAACAAAAGCGAACAAGAAAAAGAGATGGTAAAAATAGTTTCGAATTCTTACGATATCTCAGATATTAAATATATTGAACCGATATTGGAATGTTTAAAAGATTAG
- a CDS encoding ABC transporter ATP-binding protein, whose product MLEVKDLNVYYGNIHALKGISLEVHEGEIISLIGANGAGKTTTLQTISGIIRSKSGSIHYKGEDITKTRAHKILRMGIAQVPEGRQIFANLSVLDNLELGAFSIRGSNEEKVAQREQFFDGFPRMRERANQRAGTLSGGEQQMLAMGRAMASKPKLMILDEPSMGLSPIFVKEIFSTIKRLNEEGVTILLVEQNAMMALAISDRAYVLETGKIVMEGNSKELANDEKVKQAYLGA is encoded by the coding sequence ATGCTGGAAGTAAAAGACTTGAATGTATACTATGGAAATATCCACGCATTAAAAGGAATCTCGCTGGAGGTTCATGAAGGAGAGATTATTTCTCTTATAGGAGCCAATGGTGCAGGTAAAACGACCACACTTCAGACCATCTCGGGAATAATAAGATCCAAATCCGGAAGCATACACTATAAAGGCGAAGATATCACTAAAACCAGAGCGCATAAAATACTAAGAATGGGAATAGCACAAGTTCCCGAAGGAAGGCAGATATTTGCAAATCTTTCAGTTTTGGATAATCTGGAATTAGGAGCATTTAGCATAAGAGGATCTAACGAAGAAAAAGTAGCACAAAGGGAACAGTTCTTTGATGGATTTCCAAGAATGAGGGAAAGAGCGAATCAAAGAGCAGGAACACTGTCAGGTGGAGAACAGCAGATGCTTGCCATGGGTAGAGCAATGGCTTCAAAACCAAAGCTTATGATACTGGATGAACCGTCTATGGGACTTTCACCAATCTTTGTAAAGGAGATATTCTCAACTATAAAGAGATTAAATGAAGAAGGAGTAACAATCCTTTTGGTAGAACAGAATGCAATGATGGCATTAGCTATATCGGACAGAGCATATGTACTGGAAACCGGAAAAATTGTTATGGAGGGCAATTCAAAAGAACTTGCCAATGATGAAAAAGTAAAACAAGCCTATCTCGGAGCGTAG
- a CDS encoding endo-alpha-N-acetylgalactosaminidase family protein, which yields MKLSFNEKTLGIKIVHNNEEWMTVSDFRPSLLINQEKIYIDEAGLIEHFYGENSKSIKSVYTFEDFSFETNIWISGIDEVFFKWEQIREDVAIDKVCWPGPFEFNSYDKNWITLLNFQQGLLIPNTWKVELGKIYFEGLFNTAAATMPWFAQIRNTNGYLATCLTPWDAGYDAVHPKDGPYTHVSFYMNKSLGSMSYPRVFRYTFIKDASITTVTKRYRKYAEEEQKFKTLTEKSASFSKLDSLIGSMVVHTSIKTNIQPESRLYNHEAPEQNSFIRSFHQVKDYIKELKKLGLEKVYVHLDGWAEPGYDNHHPDYNHPCEKAGGTKGMVELVDTIQGFNYLFGIHDQYRDYYLRAPSFTWDKAVMLEDGTHPEHANWAGGKQTYLCSDFALAYVKRNFKCLKDMGINLDAAYLDVFTCNEADECFNEDHVVSRRQGYENRLSCFEYLRESDILSSSEEMNEWALNSLVFCHYAPYDFMLREPGAPKYGIPVPLFNLVYHDCAIIPWMMEKHEEEDYFLYAILNGGIPYLRRDGAYQNIDGSFDSDNLPFNEHLERCKIVNKLHERVAMSEMTDFKILDEDGFKQQSTFDDKIIVSIDLKTGEYSIKTNS from the coding sequence ATGAAATTATCATTTAATGAGAAAACACTGGGTATAAAGATTGTACATAATAATGAAGAATGGATGACGGTATCTGATTTTAGGCCGTCTCTTTTAATAAATCAGGAAAAAATATATATTGATGAAGCCGGCTTGATTGAACACTTTTATGGTGAAAATAGTAAATCAATTAAATCAGTCTATACATTCGAAGATTTTAGTTTTGAGACAAATATATGGATCAGTGGTATTGACGAAGTATTCTTTAAATGGGAGCAGATTAGAGAAGATGTTGCTATAGACAAGGTTTGTTGGCCGGGTCCTTTTGAATTTAATAGTTATGACAAAAATTGGATTACATTACTAAACTTCCAACAAGGTCTACTCATACCGAACACTTGGAAAGTAGAATTAGGGAAAATATATTTTGAAGGACTATTTAATACTGCCGCGGCAACAATGCCTTGGTTTGCTCAAATAAGGAACACAAATGGTTACTTGGCTACCTGCCTAACACCATGGGATGCCGGATATGATGCAGTTCATCCTAAAGATGGACCATACACCCATGTATCCTTTTATATGAATAAAAGCTTGGGGTCTATGAGTTATCCAAGGGTTTTCCGATATACATTTATAAAAGATGCAAGTATCACAACAGTAACTAAGAGGTATAGAAAATATGCCGAGGAAGAGCAAAAATTTAAAACCTTAACCGAAAAATCAGCTTCTTTTAGCAAACTTGATTCGCTGATTGGCTCAATGGTCGTCCATACCTCGATTAAAACCAATATACAACCTGAGTCACGTTTGTATAATCACGAAGCTCCTGAACAAAATAGCTTTATAAGGTCTTTTCATCAAGTAAAAGATTATATAAAAGAGCTTAAAAAACTTGGACTTGAGAAGGTATATGTACACCTGGATGGGTGGGCTGAGCCCGGCTATGACAACCACCATCCCGACTATAATCATCCATGTGAAAAAGCCGGTGGAACCAAAGGGATGGTAGAGTTGGTAGATACCATCCAAGGATTTAACTATTTATTTGGAATACATGACCAATATCGTGATTATTATTTAAGAGCACCAAGCTTTACTTGGGATAAAGCCGTAATGCTTGAAGATGGAACCCATCCGGAGCATGCAAACTGGGCAGGAGGTAAACAAACCTACCTTTGCAGTGACTTTGCACTTGCTTATGTTAAGAGAAATTTTAAATGCTTAAAAGATATGGGAATTAATCTCGATGCAGCTTATCTGGATGTATTTACATGCAATGAAGCAGATGAATGCTTTAATGAAGACCATGTAGTATCAAGAAGGCAAGGCTATGAGAACAGATTGTCATGCTTTGAATATTTAAGAGAATCAGACATCCTATCAAGCTCAGAAGAGATGAACGAGTGGGCTTTAAATTCCTTGGTATTTTGTCACTATGCACCCTATGATTTTATGCTGAGAGAACCTGGAGCTCCAAAGTACGGAATTCCGGTCCCACTGTTTAATCTAGTCTATCATGACTGCGCTATAATACCATGGATGATGGAAAAACACGAAGAGGAAGATTATTTTCTTTATGCCATTTTAAATGGTGGAATTCCATACCTTAGAAGGGATGGAGCATATCAGAATATAGACGGATCCTTTGATTCTGACAACCTTCCTTTTAACGAGCATTTAGAAAGATGCAAAATCGTCAATAAGCTCCATGAAAGAGTTGCAATGAGTGAGATGACAGACTTTAAGATATTAGATGAAGATGGATTTAAGCAGCAGTCTACATTTGATGATAAGATTATTGTATCCATAGATTTAAAAACGGGCGAATATAGTATAAAAACAAATAGCTAG
- a CDS encoding CPBP family intramembrane glutamic endopeptidase, translating to MNDELQNNGIKKPIVFSVLLTILILVFPVVSGAIITIFKFGELRSRLIQALAFIIAGIIGCIIAKLKFGSLKDVGLKIVHISDLKDYLWFAPIILVEILPFFAGLKSGLNQSLILAYVLFTIAVGFAEELYFRGLIANSFKKTISLVLFSSFLFSIGHIMNLLAGASIFDTALQIVFAFLFRIVAVEISFTTKSLVIPILWHTAHNFISLVTASNDGKWSLIIAIAQGTILLIYGIYLWVKKINTASILRIKKEI from the coding sequence ATGAATGATGAATTGCAAAACAATGGAATAAAAAAGCCCATAGTTTTTTCAGTTTTACTTACCATATTAATACTGGTATTTCCCGTTGTTTCAGGAGCAATAATAACTATTTTTAAATTTGGAGAACTGAGAAGTAGACTAATCCAAGCGCTAGCTTTCATAATTGCAGGGATTATTGGCTGTATTATTGCAAAGTTAAAATTCGGTTCTTTGAAAGATGTCGGACTTAAAATAGTCCATATATCTGATTTAAAGGATTATCTCTGGTTTGCACCTATTATATTAGTTGAAATACTGCCGTTTTTTGCAGGTTTAAAGAGTGGCTTAAATCAATCCCTTATTCTGGCATATGTGCTTTTTACGATAGCTGTAGGATTTGCGGAGGAACTATATTTTAGGGGATTAATAGCAAATAGCTTTAAAAAAACTATATCATTAGTCCTATTTTCTTCATTCTTATTCTCAATTGGACATATTATGAATCTCTTGGCAGGTGCAAGTATTTTTGATACAGCACTACAAATAGTATTTGCATTTTTATTTAGAATCGTAGCGGTAGAGATAAGCTTTACAACAAAAAGTTTAGTCATTCCAATATTATGGCATACCGCTCACAATTTTATTTCCTTAGTGACGGCGAGCAACGACGGTAAATGGTCATTAATCATTGCTATTGCCCAAGGGACGATTTTACTTATATACGGAATTTATCTCTGGGTGAAGAAGATTAATACTGCGAGCATTTTAAGAATAAAAAAGGAGATTTAA
- a CDS encoding cell wall-binding repeat-containing protein, which produces MNRFKKLTALLLVFVMIFAVMPLSMAKADEPVKLTILHTNDVHGNAVGDKADDERGSKIGFARYKTYIDEVKKENQTLVLDAGDLLHGTTLATIDKGKSMVELANELGIDAFVPGNHDFNYGSDRLVELSELADFPFLAVNVFKAYDLLVKGTHIFELEGIKVGVFGLATPETKTKSNPLNTEGIDFKDTIENAKNAVEALKGKVDVIIALSHLGMDEASEPNSKKVAEQVEGIHLIVDGHSHHKLEKGEMVNKTLIVQAHEHLKNIGRVDITKTGDEIKLEASLIPFETAKEFKEDEKVLEILDKIKEENKPILEAVVGKTKTDLVGERAVVRTGESNLGQLLTDAMIKETAADVAITNGGGIRATIKAGEIKRQDVLTAFPFTNYPVLLEATGQNIIDALEYGLDAYPEQAGKFPHVAGMTFEVDLSGEAPKVLNLMIGDKPVDLEAKYKLVTNDFMAIGGDGYEMFKGLKKLSEHGLLSEVLEKYITELTGEDEFEYPLETRIKMLEPKLLERISGQNRYITAIEVSKKAFDKADTVIIANGFKYPDSLAAGPLTAVKKAPILLAAEKSITAETLAEIERLEAKNVIVVGGVSTVGEEVVEALKAKGLEVKRLGGINRYETAVLIAKEVVGNEAIEKAILASGENPADALAISSLATKEKLPILLTSKAALAKPAEDAIKEWKLKEVVIVGGESTIAKEIAEAIQKLEIKTVRLAGGNRFGTAIEIAKAVYPEAKTALLADGYGYADALALAPLLEKHQAPLLLVQKDTIPENILGYVTESEMEDLIIVGGPNSVSDKVSAILYKLVK; this is translated from the coding sequence ATGAATAGATTTAAAAAGTTAACGGCACTGTTATTGGTATTTGTAATGATATTTGCGGTTATGCCATTAAGTATGGCGAAAGCCGATGAACCGGTTAAACTGACAATACTTCATACCAATGATGTTCACGGAAATGCAGTAGGTGATAAGGCGGATGACGAGAGAGGTTCCAAGATAGGATTTGCTAGATATAAGACCTATATCGATGAAGTCAAAAAGGAAAACCAAACTCTTGTACTGGATGCAGGTGATTTACTACATGGAACAACTTTAGCGACCATTGACAAAGGAAAGTCTATGGTAGAACTGGCTAATGAATTAGGCATTGATGCATTTGTTCCCGGAAACCATGATTTTAACTATGGATCGGATAGATTAGTTGAGCTAAGCGAGTTAGCTGACTTCCCATTCCTAGCTGTAAATGTTTTTAAAGCTTATGATTTACTAGTTAAAGGTACCCATATATTTGAACTGGAAGGTATAAAAGTTGGAGTATTTGGACTAGCTACTCCTGAAACCAAGACCAAGTCAAATCCATTAAATACTGAAGGTATCGATTTTAAAGATACAATAGAAAATGCTAAAAACGCAGTAGAAGCATTAAAAGGCAAGGTTGATGTAATCATAGCATTAAGCCACTTAGGCATGGATGAAGCATCTGAACCAAATTCCAAAAAAGTTGCAGAACAAGTTGAAGGAATTCACTTAATAGTAGACGGTCACAGTCACCATAAACTTGAAAAAGGTGAAATGGTTAATAAAACCCTAATAGTTCAAGCACATGAACATTTAAAGAATATAGGAAGAGTTGACATAACTAAAACTGGAGATGAAATAAAACTCGAAGCTTCTCTAATTCCTTTTGAAACTGCTAAAGAATTTAAAGAAGATGAAAAAGTTTTAGAAATTCTTGATAAGATAAAAGAAGAAAATAAACCGATACTTGAAGCAGTAGTAGGAAAAACTAAAACCGACTTAGTCGGAGAAAGAGCAGTAGTAAGAACAGGGGAATCAAACCTTGGTCAATTGCTAACAGATGCCATGATTAAAGAAACAGCAGCAGATGTTGCAATAACAAATGGTGGAGGAATCAGAGCAACAATAAAAGCTGGCGAAATAAAGAGACAAGACGTCTTGACTGCCTTCCCATTCACTAACTACCCTGTATTACTTGAAGCAACCGGACAAAATATCATTGATGCACTTGAGTACGGTCTGGATGCTTATCCTGAGCAAGCAGGAAAATTCCCTCATGTTGCAGGAATGACATTTGAGGTAGACTTAAGTGGAGAAGCTCCAAAGGTTCTTAACCTAATGATTGGTGATAAACCTGTAGATTTAGAAGCTAAATACAAACTGGTTACTAATGACTTTATGGCAATCGGTGGTGACGGATATGAAATGTTCAAGGGACTTAAGAAACTATCTGAGCACGGACTACTATCAGAAGTATTGGAAAAATATATTACTGAACTTACCGGTGAAGATGAGTTTGAATATCCGTTAGAGACCAGAATTAAAATGTTAGAACCGAAACTACTTGAAAGAATATCGGGACAAAACAGATACATTACTGCAATCGAAGTAAGTAAAAAAGCATTTGATAAAGCAGATACAGTAATAATAGCCAATGGATTCAAGTATCCTGACTCACTGGCAGCTGGACCATTAACAGCAGTTAAAAAAGCACCGATACTATTAGCAGCTGAGAAATCAATAACAGCAGAAACCCTAGCTGAAATTGAAAGACTGGAAGCTAAGAATGTAATAGTAGTTGGTGGTGTATCAACAGTTGGTGAAGAAGTTGTAGAAGCTCTAAAAGCTAAAGGATTAGAAGTTAAGAGACTAGGCGGAATCAATAGATATGAGACAGCAGTTCTAATAGCGAAAGAAGTTGTTGGTAATGAAGCCATCGAAAAGGCAATTCTTGCAAGTGGAGAAAACCCTGCAGACGCCTTAGCAATATCATCATTAGCTACTAAGGAAAAACTTCCAATACTATTGACCTCAAAAGCAGCTCTAGCTAAACCGGCTGAAGATGCAATTAAAGAATGGAAACTTAAAGAAGTTGTAATAGTAGGTGGAGAAAGCACCATTGCAAAAGAAATAGCAGAAGCTATCCAGAAATTGGAAATAAAGACTGTAAGACTAGCAGGTGGAAACAGATTTGGAACAGCAATAGAAATCGCAAAAGCTGTCTATCCTGAAGCCAAAACAGCCTTATTAGCAGATGGATACGGATATGCAGATGCATTAGCACTAGCACCACTATTAGAAAAACATCAAGCACCATTACTACTTGTCCAAAAAGACACAATTCCTGAAAACATCCTAGGATATGTTACTGAAAGTGAAATGGAAGATCTTATAATAGTAGGTGGACCAAATTCAGTATCTGACAAAGTATCAGCTATACTTTACAAATTGGTTAAATAA